In bacterium, a single genomic region encodes these proteins:
- a CDS encoding NADH-quinone oxidoreductase subunit C codes for MEKLKQEMETAFDGLDIAITYPDNMGINVDRNVVVSILTYLKGRGYCHLALISCVDWIEVNEFELVYILSAYMSTDDEYTEKEKQNIIVKTRIPRDKPNYMTIIELFENAEPYEREIHELFGIHFVGHPRLTPLFLELKYEKPPFRKDFDTEKFVNDFFGNIPSVD; via the coding sequence ATGGAAAAACTTAAACAAGAAATGGAAACCGCGTTTGATGGTCTGGATATAGCGATTACATATCCGGATAATATGGGAATAAACGTAGATAGAAACGTGGTCGTTTCTATCTTGACTTACCTAAAAGGCCGGGGATATTGTCATCTTGCGTTAATTTCATGTGTCGATTGGATCGAAGTCAATGAGTTTGAATTGGTTTACATTCTCTCGGCATACATGTCAACCGACGATGAATACACCGAAAAAGAGAAACAGAATATTATTGTTAAAACGAGAATACCGCGAGATAAACCAAATTACATGACGATAATAGAGTTGTTTGAGAACGCCGAGCCTTACGAGCGCGAAATTCACGAGCTTTTCGGGATACATTTCGTGGGGCACCCAAGATTAACGCCCTTATTCTTAGAGTTAAAATATGAAAAACCTCCATTTCGGAAGGATTTCGATACCGAGAAATTCGTTAATGATTTTTTCGGTAACATCCCTTCTGTAGATTAA